The genomic window TTATGTAGTATATCATATCAATTGTACCCATTCAACAAAAATAATAAAAAACATTGAAGAATTTTTGCATTAAATAAAAAAAAACGAGAAAAGCCCCTCGTTTTTTTATTTAATCTTTTTTAATTCATCTAATAATTTTTCATTAAGAATTTTTATGTGAGTACCCTTCATACCTAATGATCTTGATTCTATTACTCCAGCACTTTCAAACTTTCTTAAAGCATTTACTATTACAGATCTAGTAATTCCAACTTTATCTGCTATTTTTGAAGCAACCAATAGTCCTTCATTTCCATCTAACTCATTAAAAACATGTTCTACTGCTTCAAGTTCAGAATAAGACAATGTACCTATAGCTAACTGAACTACAGCTTTTTTCCTCGCTTCTTCTTCCATCTCATCATTTTTAGATCTTAGAATTTCAAGTCCTACAATAGTAGCACTATATTCACCTAATACTAAATCTTCTTCAGTAAAATCTTCTTCAAATCTTGTCAAAAATAAAGTACCTAATCTTTCTCTATTACCAACTATAGGCACAATAGTAGAAAGTTTTCCTTGCATTTCAGCTGGTTTACTTTCATCAAAAGATGATTTACCTTGGCTCTCTACATTAGCTAAAGTTTCATGAATGTTTAATAACTTTTCATTAAAGCTTTCTGGAAATTTCTTTTCATTTAATACTTTTTCTTTTACGCTTTCACATTCCACACCATTAAAAAATCTATATCCTAATATTTTAGATTTTCTACTTATTATATAAACATTACATTCTAAAACTTCACTAAGAGTTGCACAAATATCATCAAACACAACTGGTTCAGCACCTGATTTTTGTAATAACTTATTCAATCTTCTTATTTTATTTAATAATTCTGAAGCCATATGTTTCTCTCCTTTTTAAAATTCACTGCAAAATATTATAAATGATTAGAATTTTTATTTTTTTTAAAATATTTAGAATTATCCCAAACACTCTAATAATATTAACATAGTGCTTTTCATATTTCAACTCTATTTTTATTAATTTCGACAAAAAAGTTAAAATTTTAACACATTTATAATTAAATTTACTTAATCATTCGCCTCTTTACTTTCGTCAACTCTATGTTTACATTCTCCATTTGAACACTCAAAATAGTTACCTTTTGTCTTACTATACTTTTTAACCATATAACTTCCACATTCTGAACACTTCATATTAACTGGTTCAAACCAGCTAACGAAATTACACTCTGGATAATTGCTACACCCATAAAACTTTTTACCTTTTCTACTTTTTCTTAATAATACCTTACCACCACACAATGGACAAGGTACGTCTAATTCTTCAACTAAGGGTTTTGTATTCTTACATTCTGGGTATCCTGGACAAGCTAAGAAATCTCCAAATCTTCCATGTTTTATAACCATATTTCTACCACATTTTTCACACTTTACATCAGTAACTTCATCTTCTATAGTAATCTTTGCAATCTCTTTTTCTGCAATTTCTATAGATTTTTCTAGTGGTCTAAAAAATTCTCCTACTACATTTGTCCAATTTTCTTTTCCCTCTTCTATGCTGTCTAATTTATTCTCCATACCAGCAGTAAATTCTACATCTACAATTTGTTTGAAAAATTCACTTACGATATTGTCTACTATTATACCTAATTCTGTTGGAATTAAATTTTTCTTTTCTCTCTTTACATATTTTCTATCAAGAAGAGTAGAAATTATAGGTGCATAAGTACTAGGTCGACCTATGCCATTTTCCTCTAATGTTTTTACTAGTGAAGCTTCTGAAAACCTTGATGGTGGTTGAGTAAAATGTTGTATACCTTCTATTTTTGTTTTTGATAGTTCTTCCTCTTTATTTAATTCTGGAAGTTGTATAGAAGTATCATCATTTTCTTCACTATAGTTATAGAGTTTCATAAAACCATCAAACATAATACTTGATCCACTTGCCTTTAAAGCATAATTTCCATTTTTTATAGTAACAGCTATTGTATTCATGATGCACTCTGCCATTTGACTTGCTATAAATCTCTTCCAAATTAATTCATATACTTTGTATTGCTCTTTAGTCAAACTCTCTTTTATTTTTTCAGGAGTAAACTCTACATAGGTAGGTCTAATAGCTTCATGGGCATCCTGTATATTTTTTTTGCCTTTAAAATTTCTTATTTCCTTTGGTATATAGTTTTCTCCAAAATCACTAATAATATAATCTCTAGCATTACTTTGTGCTTCTTTAGACACTCTAACCGAGTCTGTTCTCATATAAGTTATTAATCCTACAGTACCTACACTTTTAACATCAATTCCTTCATACAATTGTTGAGCTATAGACATAGATTTTTTTGTAGAATAATTTAATTTTTTATATGAATCTTGTTGAAAAGTACTAGTAGTAAATGGTGGTAAAGGAGTTCGTTTTTTATTAGATTTTTTAATTTCCTTTACAATGTATTTATTTTCACCTAATTCAGAAATAATCTTATTACTTTCATCTTCATTATTAATTTCAATTTTTTTATTATTTTTCGAAACTAATTTTACAGTAAAAGCTTTTTTGCTACCTTTTTTTAATTGAACTTCTATAGTCCAATATTCTTTTGGAGTAAATTTTTCAATTTCTTCTTCCCTATTACAAATCATATTTAATGCAACAGATTGAACTCTACCAGCACTTAATCCCCACTTTACTTTTCTCCAAAGAATAGGGCTTATTTTATATCCAACTAGTCTATCTAATACTCTTCTTGCTTGCTGCGCATTTACTAAATTAATCTTTATTTCTCTTGGTTCCTTAATAGCAGCTTTTATGGCATTTTTGGTTATTTCATTAAATTCTATTCTGCATTTTTTATTTTTATCTATTTTTAAAGCTTCAGCTAAATGCCAAGAAATAGCCTCACCCTCTCTATCAGGGTCGGTTGCAAGGAAAACCTTGTCACTTTTTTTTGCTTCTTTTCTAAGTTCAGTTAGTAAATCTCCTTTTCCTCTAATAGTTATATATTTAGGAGCATAATTATTTTCTATATCAACCCCCAATTGACTTTTAGGTAAATCTCTAACATGACCCATAGATGCTTTTACCACATAACTACTTCCTAAATATTTCCCTATTGTCTTTGCTTTAGCTGGAGATTCAACTATAACTAGCTTCTGACCCATATTATCCCCTCCATTAATTTATCTATTATTTATATAAAATTCCATAAATCATAATTACTTTAAGTATTAAACTAGTTAATATGTACAAACTTGTTCATTAATTTTGCTGCAATTCAAATAATACCGCACATAATTATAATATGTCAATCTTTGTTAGTATTAATTTTCATTTAATAATAGAACTTTCTCCCTAAATTCATATTATTTTTATTTAATGTTCACAAAAAAATTTAATAAAATTAATATTTTACTTGTAAATACTTTATATAACCTTATTATTCCTTACATAGTAATTACTACTTAAAGAAATTATGTCATCGTTTAATTGTAACTTTAGTAAAGTTTCATAAAGTTTATTTATTCCAACTTTTGTTGATTTTAATATATCATCAAAATGTACTGGTTCATTACCTATATATTTATATACCTCTCTTTCTATTCCACTCATTATAACTTTGTTTATATTTTCTTTTTTATGATTTTCTATATTTAAAATATCATATATATCATCAATCTCAGTAAAAACATAAGCACCATCTCTAATTAATTTATTTGTTCCAATACTTTGAGGAGAAAAAACATTTCCAGGAACCACCATAACATCTTTGCCTTGTTCCAAAGCAGCTCCTGCAGTTATTAAAGATCCACTTTTCTTTCCACCCTCAACAACAATTATAAGATTACTAAGACCACTTATTATCCTATTTCTTATAGGGAAGTTGTAATAATAAGGCTTAGTCCCTGGAGCAAATTGTGACATAATACATCCATTTTCTAAAATTTTATTGTAAAGTTTTGAATTTTCTTTTGGATAAATCACATCTAATCCAGATCCTAGTACAGCACATGTATATGAATTTTCATTTATACATTTTAAATGAGATACAGAATCTATTCCTCTAGCCATGCCACTAACTATATTGATGTTGTTATCACATAAACTTTTGCTTATAAGATTAGTCACATTTACTCCATAACTAGTGCAACTCCTTGATCCCACAATTGCTACATTATACCCTTTATTTAGTTTTTCTATGTTCCCTTTATAAAACAACATATATGGAGAATCTTCATATACTTTAAGGGATTTTGGATATAAATCATCAGTAATAACTACTGTTTTTATTAAATTATTTTTAATTTTTTCTTTTATTAAATTAATCTTATTTGTATCCCATGCTTTTCTTAAAACACTTATAATTTTATTATTTAATAACTCACTTTCTTCATTATTATATATACTTTTATACCAAAGTTCTTCTACATTTTTAAATTCATCTATTAACCTTCTTTTTATACAATAATTTAAATGACTCATATTAAACCAAATCTCATAATCATTCATATTATTATTCTCCTTAAATAATTTTTTCATCTATATATTTTCTATACTGCAATGCCTCAAAAACATCAATCTCTGATATAAATTCTTTTTCATTTAAATCAGCTATACTTCTTGAAACTTTTAAAATCCTACTATAGCTTCTTGTGCTTAAATTATATTTTTCAAAAATTTTTTTAATCATATTTCTTGCTTTCGAATTAAGGCTGCAGTATTTTTTTATAAGTTTTTCATTCATCTGCGCATTACAATAAATTCCCTGCCCTTTAAATCTTTCTTTTTGTATTTCTCTGGCTTTTTCAACTCTAAATCTAATATTATAGGAAGTTTCTCTTTTTTTATGTTTTTCATTAATTTCCTTGTAAGATAAAGAATTAACTGGCGAGAAGATATCTATTCTGTCTAGCATAGGTCCTGACATTTTATTGATATACCTTTTCCTATCATATTCAGTACATGTACATTCTCTTTCCTTACTTCCATAAAATCCACAGCTACATGGATTCATAGCCCCCACTAACATAAAATTTGCTGGATAGTCAATACTACCGCTACTTCTGCAAATTTTTATAACTCTGTCTTCTAAAGGCTGTCTTAATACTTCTAAAACACTTTTTTTGTATTCTAATATCTCATCTAAAAACAAGACTCCATTATGGGCTAAAGATATTTCACCTGGCATTAAATTGATACCTCCTCCTACTAAAGATACTTTAGTAGAAGTATGATGTGGATTTCTAAATGGTCTCTCTTTTATTAATCCCTTTGATTCTGCTAAATTGCCTGAAATGCTATAAATCTTTGTTACTTCTAGAGCTTCTTCGTAATTCAACTTAGGTAAAATAGTTGGAATTCTTTTAGCGATCATACTTTTACCACAGCCTGGAGGACCATATAAAAGTATATTGTGCCCTCCACAAGCTGCTACTTCCACTGCTCTTTTACAACTTTCTTGTCCGATAATATCCTCAAAATCTATTGCATATTCTTTTATATTATTTTTTTCTAATGGTTCGTAAGGCATCATGTCTCTATATTTTATAAAATTAGTAACTTCATTTATATTATTCATTGGATATATATTTGCCTTCTTTATAGCCGCACATTCTTCTGCATTCTCCATAGGTACAACAAATTTATTTACCCCTTGATTTATTCCTTCAATTACAATAGGAAGTGCCCCTTTTATTCTTTTCAATTCTCCAAATAAAGATAATTCCCCCATAAATATAAAATCTTCAGTATCTCCTGCATATACTTGACCAGTTGCAATTAAAATTCCTAAAGCTATAGGTAAATCAAATAAGGATCCTTCTTTCTTCAAATCAGCTGGTGCAAGATTAACTGTTATTCTTTTTGCTGGAAATTCAAATCCAGAATTAGTTATTGCCGCTCTTACTCTTTCCTTAGATTCTCTTACAGACATATCTCCTAAACCTACAATATTAAACACAGGAAGTCCTAATGAAATGTCTACTTCTACGTTAACAATAGTTCCATTAATACCTGTAAATGTAGCTGAATATATTTTTACTGCCATATTATCACCTCATGGAAAATTATTACCAACTACAGAATTTATATAATGATTTTTAAAGTTTTATAATAATTTTTCTTATTTTAATATTAAAATTCATGTATTTGATATTTTATTTTTAGTTTGTTTGCAGTTTTTTACAATTTATCAAAAAACATTTATTAATTATTTCATATAATAAAAATGCATACACATCATTAACTTATTTGACATGTATGCATCCAATGCTAAAAATATCTTATTTTAAACTTTCTTCATCTTTAGTTTATCTTTGTTTAATAATCTTGCTATAAACTATAGTTTTTTATTGTCTTTTCTTATAAAACTATTATACTCATTAAGTAATATGTCTAATCTTTGACTTAGTTTTACAAGTTCAGGATCAATAAGCTCAGACTTTTCGCTTACAAGCTGATTCATTAAACTTCTAACTTCTTCTATTTTTTTTAGTAGCAGTTCTTCTTTTGACATAATATCCCTCCTTTCTTTTTCTACTATATAAAATAGGAAGGATATACTATAGATAATTTAAAATAAAAAAGCACTTGAAACACATTTAAATATGTTTGAAGTGCTTTTTAGATTTTTTAAGTTTTAGTATATTAATTTATAATCTGCACATACTATTTTCATAGAGAGGTGATTAGCAATGGATACAGATTTTAAAAACTATTATTTAAGGTTAGTCCGAAAATAATTTTAAAGTCTCCATACGTTCACTAATCTTGTTGCCAGGAAGTAGTATTACTTCCTGGTTTTCATCTTTATATGTTAGTAACTTGATTTTTTCGACTATTTGTCTTAAGTGTCTGTTATATAAATTTTCGAAGCAGTTACCAGTGAAACTTGTATGTAAATATGCAGTTTGTAAATTATGCAATTTTCTCATTTATAAAAGATTCCTTTATTTCCTTTAAAAACTTATTGTATTTTATATATAATACTTATATAATAAATTTCAAGGAAAGCTATTTTAATAAATTTGAAATATAAATAACTTAAGCTAATAATCTGAAATATTTGTAAAGCTCTTATTTTGAACCTACATCATTTATAAGGGAGTTCAATATTTAAATGTGGATTAGTCTTATAAGACCAACCATAAGTGGCAAAGACAACAAAACATTTGTGAGAACACCCACCTATCGAGAGATAGGTGTCAAAATCAGAGTAGCGGTATTTTGGATTTACAATATTGAATATATATCATGCATATTATTAAGAGAGGTAATTATCCTCTCTTTTTTTATTTATCTTATATGTATTCTGAATATTAAATATGAGATAACCTATCAATGAATATCATATAATAACAAAAGCACCCTATAGAGTAGTCTTTCTTAATTTTTACCCCTAGAGTGCTTTTTATAGAATACCTAATTTATATATTGTTATCAAAACATTGGCATATTATCTAAATTATCATTTTCATTGTCATTAGGATTACTTCTTAAAAATTCTTTTCCATTTTTACTTTTCCCTACATTTACTCCCTCAATAGCATGACTTTTAGCCATAATTATGGCATCCTCAAGAGAATGTACTTCTCCATTTTCTAACATTATATCTGTAATATCTCCCTCAGTATTCTTTTTAACTTTTATTATTTTATGATTATTATTCATAATTAATCCCTCCTATTATTACTATTAGTATTTAATTTGTTTTTTTAAATATTCATGCTTTTAACATTTATTTTAAGCTATACTCATATATGTTTGCTTTGAAATATTGCTAAATTTTTATTTCCTTATAAAAATTGTTTTATATAAAAAATTAGTGATATTTCAAAGTGAACTAGATGTCTGATTAAGCTCAAAATTTTAGCATGGTAGTTTACATTTAAATTTTACTTTACATAATTAAAACTATGTCACCATTATTTATGGTTTTAACTGCTGTTACTCTATTTTTACATAGTATTTTACAATTCCAAGATTATATTTAATATTTCTTCTTCTGTATTTAAAATATCCATTTTCACATCTTCATTCGTAATGTTTTTACTAATAGTTATTATTTCACTATCAAGGGTTTCTCATTTTTAATATTATCAGCCGCCTAAGCGCTTCCTATTGGTAGTATTAAAGCAATACAAGTTAATAATAAAGATTTTTTCTTTTTCATTATTTCTACCCCCATATGCTATAATATTCTTTATGAATTAAAGATTAAAGAATATTATAGCATATGTTAATGTAAGTATATATCATTTGATTTTCAAAAGATTTTATACTATTATTTCTCTTAAAACCTCATAAATTAATTGATTATTTATTTTCTTACTTTCCATAAGAGCTATTGAACGTATTGGAGCTTGCATAGGCTCAACAATTAATTCCTTTGTTGAGTCAACTCTCACTATTTGCCTACCAATTGTAATATGTGGTTTGTATTTTCTATTATCGATACTAAATCCATTTTTAATCAATAAATTTCTTAATTGTTCCTGCAATTTCATAAGTTCCTTATTTTCTTCAATTCCACACCAAATAATTTCTTTATTTCCCCTTTTAAAAGAACCAATATTAGAAACATCAAGTTCTTTTGGTAGATTTTTAAGTTTCTGTAAAACATTAATTAATAATCTTAGTTGTTTTTCATCAACCTGACCAATAAACTCTAAAGTTAAATGAAAATTATTAGTATTTGTAAATGTTCCTTTAATTGAATGTTTGGAAACTATATCTCTACACTCTGAAAATTTTTCTTTTATTTTTTCATCAAATGTAACTGCATAAAACACTCTCATTTTTTATCACCTATATTATATAATTTTAAAGTCCCCATATATTCACTGATCTTGTTGGGGCTGTTGCATTAAAAAATTTACATACAATATACTGTTTTGAAAGTTTAAATTTAATACAATATATCGCAGAATTTATTATTAGTGCGACAGCCCCTTTAATTATGTTTATTTTATCCTATATTTCCCTCATCAATACTTACGAGAATGGTTCGGATAATACATCCATTGATAAGTTATTCTAATCTTTTGATTAATACATTTCTTTTAAACACACTTCTTCTAAACTTAAGAATTACACAAAGTTTACATTTAAATTTTAATTTACATAATTATAATTATGTACTCTTTACTATTTTAACCCAAATTTTCTTTATTATATATTTTATTCGATTAAATTCATATATTATCTATATCCCCATCTATTCGCCAACATACTTTTATTAAAATTACGAAATATATAAAGTACTCTCTAAAAAAGGAATTTATAATCAAATTTAAATAATATAAAATAAAAATCTACTAAAATTAAATATTTAAATTAAAATAAAAGTCGCACTAATTTTAAAGTGCGGCTTTTATTTTATAACACTTTTCATTGATATTACACATTAACCTAGAATAAAAATGTGTAATTGCCTGTATTTTTAAAAAATATAAACATTTTTTATTAATGGGGTATACATATAAGAAAATAAGTATTAAAATAAAAATTAACAGTATATACAATTTTTATAACATCCTATTTTTAATAACTCTTGATTTTTAATATTTATTTAAAACTTTCTTTTGTATACTAATTATCATTGGGGGGAGGGGAAGTTTTATTGAATTTGAGTATTTATTATACTCTTTTTTCAATAAACATGGTTTATGAATAAATTTATGAAAGTAGCTATCGAAGAGGCTTTCTGTGGGATTAGGAATACCGATGGGGGACCATTTGGGGCAGTTATTGTTAAAGATGGACAAATTATAACAAAAGCTCATAATGAAGTCATAAAAACAAATGATCCTACCGCTCATGCTGAAATAGTTGCAATAAGACGTGCATCAGCTATTTTAGGTAGATTTGATTTAAGCGATTGTGAAATTTATTCTTCTTGTGAGCCATGTCCTATGTGTTTTGCTGCAATTCATTGGGCAAAAATGAAAAAATTATACTATGGATGTACAAAAGAAGATGCTGCAAGAATAGGCTTTGATGATCAATACATTTATGATGTTATTAATGGCACAGCAAAAACAACTCAAGTTCATAAAGCACAAATTGATAGGAATTTAAGTTTAAAACCTTTTGAAGAGTGGAAACTAAAAATAAATAGAATTCAGTATTAAAATAAAGCTCTTGGCTTCAAATGGAGTTTTAAACCGCACCTAAAATTTAAGCTGAGAACCAAAATTTCAATTAATACTTATGCCTTCATAATAAAATAAACACTATCAAAATTATTTTATTTCAATAATTTGATAATGTTTATTTTATATTTAACATAAAAATTTATAGATAATAAATTTGATCTCCTAAAAGCTTTGCTTCTTCCATATCATGTGTTACCATTATAACAGTTCTTTTATCTTCTTTCCAAATTTTCAAAAACTCTTCTATTATATTTTTCTTAAGCTCACCATCAAGTCCCTTAAATGGTTCATCCATAAGCAGTAATTCGCTTTTATATGCAAAAGCTCTTGCAACAGCAACTCTCCTTTTCATTCCCCCACTAAGTTTAGCTGGTAATTTATCCTTATGTCCGTTTAACTTCACTATATCTAAATATTTATGTATAAGATTATCCATTTCTTTTTTATCCGTATATGATTTTAAAGTAAAAGCTATATTTTCATAAGCTGTAAGCCATGGTATAAGTCTATCTTCCTGAAAAATATAGGATATGCTATCATTGTTCACAATCACTTCTCCCAAATCTACTTCTTCAATTCCGCTTATAATGTTTAATAATGTTGTTTTACCACATCCAGATGGTCCTAATATAACTGAAATTTTATTTTTCACAAAACCTAAATTTAAATTTTGAAAAACCTTTTGTCCCTGAAAACTCTTACATACATTTATTAATTCTATTTCATAATTATTATTCATAATCATTTTCTCCGCATAACACATTTATATCTTATGGATTTTTTAATATATTATTTTTCAACCTTGTTGTTTATATAGTATTTAAATATAATTTCAAAAATAAAGCTTAATAAAACAACTATAATAGTCCATGCAAAAAGCTCTTCTGTTTCTAATATAGATTTTGCATTTAGAAGATTCAATCCTATAGAATACCTTGGAGTACTTAAAACTTCTGATGCTACACACACCTTCCAGCCAATGCCCAAACACATTAGTATCCCCGATACAACATAAGGTTTTATAGATGGTAGATAGATATCCTTTAATATAAACTTTCTTTTAACCTTATATATATGCGCCATTTCAATTAAATCTGAATCCACATTTTTTATACCTTGAAGCACATTAGTATAAATTATTGGGAAGCACATAAGCACATTGGTGAGTATTGCAACATTAGAGGAACTTACCCAAACTAAAACTATTATTATAACAGAAATAACTGGTGTTGCTTTAATTATTACTATTAAAGGATTCATTAACTCCTCTATAAAATTATTGATTCCTGAAATTATTCCTAAAACTATACCTATTACTATGGATAATATAAGTCCTGCTATTACTCTAAAAATACTTTTAACCACACTTTGCCAAAAATAACTTTTTCCCATAAGCATAAATAAGGTCTTAAATACTCCAGATGGTGACGGAAATAAAATTGTATTATTAATAAAAAGGGAGCATAGCTCCCACATTAACAACCAAAATACTAATATAAAAATTTTCTTTAATATTTTTGACATTTTTTTAGTTTGTTTTGTTACTCTTGTAATAGAAATTTTCATCTGGAATCTTTCCTCCAACAGATTTTGGATCACTCTCTTTTAAAACATTATAAAACTTTTCTAAAGAATCCTTTCCATCCTCTGCACTAATAAATATTATATTACATTTAGGAATAGCTTTCTCTGCTATTGCTGCTTTTGGAAGTATGCCGTTCTTTTCTATCATCTTTCCTGCTTCTGCCTTATTACTATTCACAAAATCCACAGATTTTTTATATCTATCTAAAAATTCATCTACATCTTTTCCTCTTTTATCAATGAAATCTTTTCTGTATATCAATGTTCCCATAACTAATTTACTCTTTGTATCAGAAATCTTATCCCATTCTTTTGTTAAATCTAGCTGTATATTTAAGTCTTTATTTTTCATTTTTGTTGTTGTTACAAAAGGTTCTGGTAGTACTGCTATATTAACTTTTTTTGACGCAACGGCAGTAGCTAAATCGTTATGTTGCATTTTGTATTCTATTTTAACATCTTTACTAGGTTCTAATCCATTCTTTTTTAATATATAATTAAAAATAAATTCTGGTGCAGATCCTTTCCCACTAGCATAAACAGTTTTACCCTTCAGATCCTTTACTGATTTTATAGTATCTCCATTTTCTACAATATGTAATATACCTAAAGTATTTATACCTACTAATTTAACTCCACCTTTTGTCTTGTTATATAAAACAGATGCTAAATTAGATGGTACAGCTGCTGCATCAATTTCTTTATTTACAATTTTAGAAACTATTTGGTCAGGTGAATCAAAAATAGTAATATCGTAATCTTCCTTATTCTCTTCCATAAGTTTAACCATACCCATACCTGTAGGACCTTTTAATACAGCTATTTTGATTTTCTCCTTTTTACCTTTATCCTCAGTTTGTTTTGTACTGCTTGTCTCTTCTTTGTTAATAGGTTTATTTGAACAACCTACTGAAAATAATATAGAAAAGACTAACATTAATGCCATTAATACCGTTCCTGTTCTTTTTTTCATAGTATTACCTCCTATATTTATAATTATATTATATACTTAATATCCTTATTTTTAAATTTATCATCCAGTTCTTCTTTAAAAAAATCTTTTATTTCTTGTAATTGCTCTTTTGTATATACGTATTTTCCATATCCAAATTGTCCATACTTAAATTTTCTCTCTTCATCATTCATTGGCAATTTAGTTTCAGGAAATATTTGAAGTATAGTATTTTTAGCCTTAGTTGTATATCTGTGAGATATCACCTCAAATCCAATAGGATTACTTATATTTTTAGGCAATGTCCTATATAACATATCTATAAGTTCTCTATATTCTTTTTTCCAATCTTCATATATAAATACAGGGGCTATTATAAACCCTATAGGATACCCATGTTCTGCAAGCTTTGCTGCAGCTTCTATTCGTTTCTGTACCGATGATGTAAAATGCTCATACCCCTTTATTATAGTGTCTGTGTTTAAACTAAATCTAATTTCTGTATGACCGTTATGGTTAGCATGTAGCAAACTATCTATGTCATTATATTTTGTAACAAACCTAAATCTAGCCAACTCTTTGTTTCCAAAATACTCTATGCACTTCTTAAGTACATTAGTATATGGTTCTACTGGAATAGGATCTGAAGTTGCCGCACCTTCAAATATAGTTACCTCTGGACTTCTTTCTTGTATATATTTTTCAGCTTGATTCAATATTTCATCAACATTTACATGAATTCTTACAAATGGTTTATCTCCTAATTGAGTATTTAAGTAACAATATTCACATTGTCCCATACATCCACTAACCAAAGGTAACTGATAATGTGCTGATGGTTTACAAGTTTGAAATTTTAAGCTCTTTTTTACTCCAACAACCAAAGTTTTTTTACCTGCTCGATACTTCTCATATATATTCTCTCCAGGTATAGCTGAACTAACTCTATTTGA from Clostridium sp. MB40-C1 includes these protein-coding regions:
- the codY gene encoding GTP-sensing pleiotropic transcriptional regulator CodY; translated protein: MASELLNKIRRLNKLLQKSGAEPVVFDDICATLSEVLECNVYIISRKSKILGYRFFNGVECESVKEKVLNEKKFPESFNEKLLNIHETLANVESQGKSSFDESKPAEMQGKLSTIVPIVGNRERLGTLFLTRFEEDFTEEDLVLGEYSATIVGLEILRSKNDEMEEEARKKAVVQLAIGTLSYSELEAVEHVFNELDGNEGLLVASKIADKVGITRSVIVNALRKFESAGVIESRSLGMKGTHIKILNEKLLDELKKIK
- the topA gene encoding type I DNA topoisomerase; amino-acid sequence: MGQKLVIVESPAKAKTIGKYLGSSYVVKASMGHVRDLPKSQLGVDIENNYAPKYITIRGKGDLLTELRKEAKKSDKVFLATDPDREGEAISWHLAEALKIDKNKKCRIEFNEITKNAIKAAIKEPREIKINLVNAQQARRVLDRLVGYKISPILWRKVKWGLSAGRVQSVALNMICNREEEIEKFTPKEYWTIEVQLKKGSKKAFTVKLVSKNNKKIEINNEDESNKIISELGENKYIVKEIKKSNKKRTPLPPFTTSTFQQDSYKKLNYSTKKSMSIAQQLYEGIDVKSVGTVGLITYMRTDSVRVSKEAQSNARDYIISDFGENYIPKEIRNFKGKKNIQDAHEAIRPTYVEFTPEKIKESLTKEQYKVYELIWKRFIASQMAECIMNTIAVTIKNGNYALKASGSSIMFDGFMKLYNYSEENDDTSIQLPELNKEEELSKTKIEGIQHFTQPPSRFSEASLVKTLEENGIGRPSTYAPIISTLLDRKYVKREKKNLIPTELGIIVDNIVSEFFKQIVDVEFTAGMENKLDSIEEGKENWTNVVGEFFRPLEKSIEIAEKEIAKITIEDEVTDVKCEKCGRNMVIKHGRFGDFLACPGYPECKNTKPLVEELDVPCPLCGGKVLLRKSRKGKKFYGCSNYPECNFVSWFEPVNMKCSECGSYMVKKYSKTKGNYFECSNGECKHRVDESKEAND
- the dprA gene encoding DNA-processing protein DprA, whose amino-acid sequence is MNDYEIWFNMSHLNYCIKRRLIDEFKNVEELWYKSIYNNEESELLNNKIISVLRKAWDTNKINLIKEKIKNNLIKTVVITDDLYPKSLKVYEDSPYMLFYKGNIEKLNKGYNVAIVGSRSCTSYGVNVTNLISKSLCDNNINIVSGMARGIDSVSHLKCINENSYTCAVLGSGLDVIYPKENSKLYNKILENGCIMSQFAPGTKPYYYNFPIRNRIISGLSNLIIVVEGGKKSGSLITAGAALEQGKDVMVVPGNVFSPQSIGTNKLIRDGAYVFTEIDDIYDILNIENHKKENINKVIMSGIEREVYKYIGNEPVHFDDILKSTKVGINKLYETLLKLQLNDDIISLSSNYYVRNNKVI
- a CDS encoding YifB family Mg chelatase-like AAA ATPase, giving the protein MAVKIYSATFTGINGTIVNVEVDISLGLPVFNIVGLGDMSVRESKERVRAAITNSGFEFPAKRITVNLAPADLKKEGSLFDLPIALGILIATGQVYAGDTEDFIFMGELSLFGELKRIKGALPIVIEGINQGVNKFVVPMENAEECAAIKKANIYPMNNINEVTNFIKYRDMMPYEPLEKNNIKEYAIDFEDIIGQESCKRAVEVAACGGHNILLYGPPGCGKSMIAKRIPTILPKLNYEEALEVTKIYSISGNLAESKGLIKERPFRNPHHTSTKVSLVGGGINLMPGEISLAHNGVLFLDEILEYKKSVLEVLRQPLEDRVIKICRSSGSIDYPANFMLVGAMNPCSCGFYGSKERECTCTEYDRKRYINKMSGPMLDRIDIFSPVNSLSYKEINEKHKKRETSYNIRFRVEKAREIQKERFKGQGIYCNAQMNEKLIKKYCSLNSKARNMIKKIFEKYNLSTRSYSRILKVSRSIADLNEKEFISEIDVFEALQYRKYIDEKII
- a CDS encoding aspartyl-phosphate phosphatase Spo0E family protein → MSKEELLLKKIEEVRSLMNQLVSEKSELIDPELVKLSQRLDILLNEYNSFIRKDNKKL
- a CDS encoding DUF3892 domain-containing protein, which encodes MNNNHKIIKVKKNTEGDITDIMLENGEVHSLEDAIIMAKSHAIEGVNVGKSKNGKEFLRSNPNDNENDNLDNMPMF